One part of the Lotus japonicus ecotype B-129 chromosome 2, LjGifu_v1.2 genome encodes these proteins:
- the LOC130740650 gene encoding protein-S-isoprenylcysteine O-methyltransferase A-like, which translates to MTEILSYTACRQLSQMFVAIIFFHGSEYFLAVRIHGRSSVTLKSLLVSKHYLLAMMFSLLEYCIEVVLFPELKEHWVISDLGLALVVIGEIMRKMSIITAGKSFTHLIRVHHDDNHQLITHGIYRFIRHPGYCGFFIWSVGTQIMLFNPISTIGFAVVVWNFFAKRIPYEEYFLRQFFRAQYEEYARKVVSGVPFVN; encoded by the coding sequence ATGACAGAAATCCTTAGCTACACCGCTTGCAGACAGTTATCTCAGATGTTCGTTGCGATAATCTTCTTTCACGGTTCTGAATATTTTCTAGCAGTTCGAATTCATGGGAGATCGAGTGTAACGCTGAAGTCCCTTTTAGTTAGCAAACACTATCTTTTGGCAATGATGTTTTCATTGCTGGAATACTGTATTGAAGTTGTTTTATTTCCTGAGCTAAAGGAACACTGGGTTATCAGTGATTTGGGCCTGGCGCTGGTTGTGATTGGGGAAATTATGAGAAAGATGTCAATTATAACTGCAGGGAAGTCCTTTACTCATCTTATTAGGGTTCATCATGATGACAATCACCAGCTAATCACTCATGGTATTTATAGATTTATTCGTCATCCGGGATATTGCGGTTTCTTCATTTGGTCTGTTGGCACACAAATAATGCTCTTCAATCCCATATCAACTATTGGATTTGCAGTTGTTGTCTGGAACTTTTTTGCTAAGCGAATACCGTATGAGGAATACTTTTTGAGACAGTTCTTTCGAGCACAGTATGAGGAATACGCCCGAAAAGTTGTTTCTGGTGTGCCATTTGTAAATTGA
- the LOC130740648 gene encoding putative F-box/LRR-repeat protein 9: protein MDSYSRPAKEAEGESTNGTPNWLKLPRELTTNILQRLSVEEILMSASQVCSLWWSIYKDPLMWRTIDMIPHAYHSISKLVMICRNAVERSCGHLKEISIERFASDDLLKYIADSDSASQLRSLRLPHCSAISDVGLKEAVKKLPMLEEIDISFTNLSKDSLEAIGLCCPMLKTLKYNTVRDIFAYDEVAYSIAKTMPELCHLEISRIKISNKGLVAILDGCPQLEYLDLKSCLGLDLSGSLRKRLCEQVKEIRLPFALEYYNSDDSYDIGLEFDANADWESEEDRISQFIEFFTVRFDWSTGNI from the exons ATGGATTCGTATTCAAGACCAGCTAAGGAGGCGGAAGGGGAGAGCACAAATGGGACACCAAACTGGCTTAAACTTCCAAGAGAATTGACAACAAACATACTTCAAAGGCTTAGTGTGGAAGAAATTTTGATGAGTGCAAGTCAAGTGTGCTCTTTATGGTGGAGCATCTACAAGGATCCTCTCATGTGGCGCACCATTGACATGATCCCCCATGCCTATCATTCAATCTCCAAATTGGTGATGATTTGTAGAAATGCGGTTGAACGAAGTTGCGGTCATCTCAAAGAAATTAGTATTGAGCGTTTTGCCTCTGATGATCTCCTCAAATACATTGCTGACAGTGACAG TGCAAGCCAACTACGCAGTTTGCGGCTTCCACATTGCAGTGCAATTTCAGATGTAGGATTGAAGGAGGCTGTGAAGAAGCTCCCAATGTTAGAGGAGATTGACATTTCATTTACCAATCTATCTAAGGATTCTCTTGAAGCTATTGGGCTTTGTTGCCCTATGCTGaaaacattaaaatataacaccGTGCGTGACATTTTTGCCTATGATGAAGTGGCGTATTCTATTGCAAAAACCATGCCTGAGCTTTGTCATCTAGAGATCTCAAGAATCAAGATCAGTAATAAAGGCTTGGTTGCTATACTAGATGGTTGCCCTCAGCTTGAGTATCTTGACCTGAAATCTTGTCTTGGTCTTGATTTGAGTGGAAGTTTGAGGAAGAGGTTGTGTGAGCAGGTCAAAGAGATACGGCTTCCATTTGCCTTGGAATATTACAATTCAGATGATTCCTATGACATTGGTTTGGAATTTGATGCTAATGCGGACTGGGAAAGTGAAGAAGATCGTATTTCCCAGTTTATTGAATTCTTTACTGTCCGATTTGATTGGAGTACTGGAAATATTTAA